From the Candidatus Thorarchaeota archaeon genome, one window contains:
- a CDS encoding roadblock/LC7 domain-containing protein — MTDPKAFDRILTEIIRQEKGCRKVILVDKTGLTIANVSKLTYFPVDLDSIGAIASAVFCASEEQGKNLQIGDLEIVTSEFSEGKIFASACGKGVLCVVSEPEVNIGLVRLVMKKYGVQLAEELEKFLAVEPDGSTKDKELDEEDLKSALAELERV; from the coding sequence GTGACCGATCCAAAGGCATTCGATAGAATCCTAACAGAGATCATCCGTCAGGAGAAAGGCTGCAGGAAGGTGATTCTTGTCGACAAGACTGGTCTCACCATAGCAAACGTGAGCAAGCTCACATACTTCCCGGTTGACCTTGACAGCATAGGGGCGATTGCAAGTGCGGTTTTCTGTGCTAGCGAGGAACAGGGGAAGAATCTTCAGATAGGTGACCTAGAGATAGTCACATCCGAGTTCTCAGAAGGCAAGATCTTCGCCTCTGCATGCGGAAAGGGTGTGCTCTGCGTCGTATCAGAGCCTGAGGTCAACATTGGTCTGGTACGTCTTGTCATGAAGAAGTACGGCGTGCAGCTTGCTGAAGAGCTTGAGAAGTTTCTTGCCGTCGAACCCGATGGCTCGACAAAAGACAAGGAACTCGATGAGGAAGACCTCAAGTCGGCCCTGGCAGAGCTCGAACGTGTCTAG
- a CDS encoding radical SAM protein, translating into MGFRIMTEGLALMSAPRHEFESVMATGLSLRLRRFGTGLLCYSPTGYPYSIRDHSQVDPYAFVSASVTGTSCSLMCDHCRGRYLTGMRPATTPDALLKLAEEVQSRGGQGLLVSGGSDSAGQVPLKRVGHALSKIRNEMGLKVVVHTGIVDVETADMLSDAQVDAAMLDVIGDERVAREVYHLHDGPARMAESLKLLSERGVPTVPHVLVGLDYGRLSGELAALQTVADCRPSAVVVIVLSPIRKTPMANVTPPSPEAVGRVLTVARLAMQDVPILLGCARPLGEHKIQSDEYAVRSGVNGIAYVSQRGVDVARELGLVPQFMDVCCSLAPLHVYPPKI; encoded by the coding sequence ATGGGCTTCCGGATTATGACTGAAGGCCTTGCACTCATGAGCGCTCCTCGTCACGAGTTTGAGTCTGTGATGGCAACCGGCCTCTCCTTGCGCCTGCGCAGGTTCGGTACTGGTTTGCTCTGCTACAGCCCAACAGGATATCCATACAGCATACGTGACCACAGTCAAGTCGACCCATATGCGTTCGTTTCCGCAAGTGTGACCGGAACCTCGTGTTCACTTATGTGTGACCACTGTCGTGGGCGATACCTGACAGGGATGCGACCGGCCACCACACCAGATGCGCTCCTGAAGTTAGCTGAGGAGGTTCAGTCAAGAGGTGGACAAGGCCTACTTGTCAGCGGCGGGTCTGACTCTGCGGGTCAGGTCCCACTGAAGAGAGTCGGGCATGCTCTGTCCAAGATACGCAACGAGATGGGGCTCAAGGTTGTAGTCCATACGGGCATCGTAGATGTGGAGACCGCTGACATGCTCTCCGATGCGCAGGTAGATGCGGCAATGCTTGATGTCATAGGCGACGAGAGGGTCGCAAGAGAGGTATACCACCTGCATGACGGTCCCGCGCGAATGGCTGAGTCGTTGAAACTGCTCTCTGAACGAGGCGTTCCCACGGTGCCACATGTATTGGTGGGACTTGACTATGGGCGACTCAGTGGTGAGCTGGCCGCTCTGCAGACTGTCGCGGATTGCCGACCAAGTGCGGTGGTCGTGATTGTGCTGTCTCCCATACGCAAGACTCCCATGGCTAATGTGACACCTCCGAGTCCGGAGGCCGTGGGGCGCGTGCTCACTGTTGCCCGTCTGGCAATGCAAGACGTTCCCATTCTGCTTGGTTGCGCCCGCCCGCTGGGTGAACACAAGATCCAGTCAGATGAGTACGCTGTTCGAAGTGGGGTCAACGGAATCGCGTACGTCAGTCAGCGTGGCGTTGACGTCGCCCGTGAACTCGGACTTGTGCCACAATTCATGGACGTGTGCTGTAGTCTTGCTCCACTACACGTCTATCCGCCCAAGATCTGA
- a CDS encoding VWA domain-containing protein translates to MPILKSSSEAFPASRKVMSDIPYVLRVEFRDLARETHKIVGKPIACHKCNGFLMSADQIQHDPKVGKHFVCPFCGTLNVIEGEIVIAGNETEFVVQPPPEKTTSRGQVAPAGGSFLAVIDVSGSMAGANLAAVKRSLTTSIESLAANSPETLFGLVEFESSVAVRNLETGERVEVPCETFANLDQIMEATKRLLDRVRLIKVGPNLSGLKRHVSSLREMGGTALGPAVAVAYVIAKHRNIARVVLLTDGLANEGIGALEGYQVTPAGSYYATLGTMFRELGTAFDVVGIASGAGMELKTLGLLPEATGGQMYYVTPNELDRSLSELAGASLLGRDVEIRLLTPKGVRVKDASGVSRAAIEEITKTGSGRIGAVGEDHELYVEVEPESEIRSAQVPVQVQVTYTDEEGARRVRAVSTNLRVTSDERDLVATLDPTMSATFVTQKAGEDAFGGKRAAGADRIAGFRAALAKKTKAAPKAVQARMKRADDALASEEANLQEMESKMAAAPAQGGAPCAAADEAFTRGFKQMKRSSKELFDEKEDE, encoded by the coding sequence ATGCCCATACTAAAGAGCAGTTCAGAGGCCTTTCCAGCCTCGCGCAAGGTGATGAGTGACATTCCTTATGTTCTCCGCGTGGAGTTCCGAGACCTCGCGCGAGAAACCCACAAGATTGTAGGGAAACCGATAGCATGCCACAAGTGCAATGGGTTCCTGATGAGCGCTGACCAGATTCAACATGACCCCAAGGTAGGTAAGCACTTCGTCTGTCCCTTCTGCGGGACCCTCAACGTCATTGAGGGCGAGATTGTCATCGCTGGAAATGAAACGGAATTCGTAGTCCAGCCCCCGCCTGAGAAGACGACCTCCCGCGGGCAAGTAGCCCCCGCTGGCGGGTCCTTCCTTGCAGTCATAGATGTTTCCGGTTCGATGGCGGGTGCCAACCTGGCTGCAGTCAAGCGGAGCCTGACAACATCCATTGAGAGTCTTGCAGCAAACAGTCCGGAAACCCTGTTCGGGCTTGTTGAGTTTGAGAGCTCGGTTGCAGTTCGCAATCTCGAAACGGGCGAACGCGTTGAAGTACCATGTGAGACATTTGCCAACCTCGATCAGATTATGGAGGCAACTAAGCGACTGCTAGACCGAGTCAGACTCATCAAGGTTGGTCCGAACTTGAGTGGTCTCAAGCGTCATGTGAGTAGTCTTCGTGAGATGGGTGGGACCGCGTTGGGTCCCGCTGTTGCGGTGGCGTACGTGATAGCGAAGCATCGGAACATTGCCAGGGTGGTGCTTCTCACCGATGGGCTTGCCAATGAGGGAATTGGCGCCCTTGAGGGATATCAGGTGACTCCTGCAGGCAGCTACTACGCGACACTCGGGACGATGTTCAGAGAACTGGGAACTGCATTCGATGTAGTCGGTATTGCTTCGGGAGCAGGTATGGAGCTGAAGACGCTCGGCCTTTTGCCCGAGGCCACAGGAGGTCAGATGTATTATGTCACTCCCAATGAGCTTGACAGGAGCCTCTCCGAGCTTGCGGGTGCTTCGTTGCTGGGCAGGGATGTTGAGATTCGGCTCCTGACCCCCAAGGGGGTAAGAGTGAAAGACGCATCAGGTGTTTCCAGAGCCGCAATCGAGGAGATAACCAAGACTGGGTCGGGACGGATTGGAGCAGTCGGTGAAGATCACGAGCTGTATGTTGAGGTGGAACCTGAGTCAGAGATAAGGTCCGCGCAAGTCCCAGTCCAGGTCCAAGTCACATATACTGATGAAGAGGGTGCACGAAGGGTCCGTGCAGTGAGCACCAATCTGCGCGTCACAAGCGATGAGCGAGACCTCGTCGCCACTCTCGACCCCACAATGAGTGCGACTTTCGTCACACAGAAGGCGGGTGAAGACGCTTTCGGAGGCAAGAGGGCCGCTGGTGCGGATCGCATCGCTGGCTTCCGTGCGGCCTTGGCAAAGAAGACAAAGGCTGCGCCGAAAGCGGTACAAGCCCGAATGAAACGTGCCGATGACGCTCTGGCTTCTGAAGAGGCTAATCTGCAAGAGATGGAGTCGAAGATGGCGGCTGCTCCTGCCCAAGGTGGCGCTCCCTGTGCTGCAGCTGACGAGGCCTTCACAAGGGGCTTCAAGCAGATGAAACGCAGTTCCAAGGAGCTCTTCGATGAGAAAGAGGATGAGTAG
- a CDS encoding roadblock/LC7 domain-containing protein, which yields MAYDLLRQNPTKQGLQFISQEKLEAILAELRTQEGVRGVVVTNMEGFPLFSDLDVDRTETIAAITTALVGKALDAVRELREGSLSFLTLDTSNGQINIAPDVKEGLILVVLKR from the coding sequence GTGGCGTACGACTTACTAAGGCAGAACCCAACAAAGCAGGGACTTCAGTTTATTAGCCAGGAGAAGCTCGAAGCCATACTCGCCGAATTGCGGACCCAAGAAGGAGTCCGGGGTGTGGTAGTCACGAATATGGAAGGCTTCCCCTTGTTCAGCGACCTTGACGTCGACAGAACTGAAACCATCGCTGCTATAACGACTGCTCTGGTCGGAAAGGCACTCGATGCCGTCCGAGAACTGAGAGAGGGGAGTCTGTCTTTTCTCACGTTAGACACATCCAATGGTCAGATTAACATCGCTCCAGATGTCAAGGAGGGCCTCATACTCGTGGTCCTCAAGAGGTGA
- a CDS encoding CoA-binding protein, with the protein MSDNTTGDIGTFFDAKCIAIYGASATPNSVGQAILQNFIKPQFTGEVYAINPRYKQVLGVPCYPTLQEVPESVDLVVVAVPARLAPTVFEDIGKKGARAAIVISGGFSETGPRGAELENEMLSVAKRYGIRIIGPNCVGVIDTRTHIDTFFLPEYRCGRPRASNVANISLVSQSGAFAAAISDWTAQLGLGISKIVSLGNKCDVSDDDLLRYLAQDSTTQVICYYTEGYDADKGRSFFETASGVTGTKPVLVVKSGKGDRARAAASSHTGSLAGSDSIADSAYRQAGIIRAGNFEQMFDMAKALAMQPPAMGNRVLMVTNGGGLGVMTTDALEALNLSVPTPSSELEQKLRERLPAYCAVGNPVDVVGDTDASRYDAVFEEAIRSGEYDMFVVGMLLQTPSLGMDITNVIANYQRQSGLPFVVVSMGGAFTTKAGEIMELMGVPTYATGEKAALAASALARYGEIRRRKQSQGMISGKP; encoded by the coding sequence GTGTCAGACAACACCACAGGAGACATTGGTACTTTCTTTGACGCGAAATGCATCGCAATCTACGGGGCTTCTGCGACGCCGAACAGCGTAGGCCAAGCAATTCTTCAGAACTTCATCAAACCGCAGTTCACCGGAGAAGTCTATGCCATCAATCCAAGATACAAGCAGGTCCTCGGAGTGCCGTGCTATCCGACACTTCAAGAGGTGCCAGAGTCGGTCGACTTGGTCGTTGTCGCAGTACCCGCAAGACTGGCCCCGACGGTCTTCGAAGACATCGGCAAGAAGGGCGCAAGAGCAGCTATAGTGATCTCCGGTGGCTTCTCAGAAACCGGCCCAAGAGGAGCGGAGCTAGAGAACGAGATGCTCAGCGTTGCAAAGAGGTATGGCATCCGAATAATAGGTCCGAACTGCGTAGGAGTCATAGACACGCGCACGCATATCGACACATTCTTTCTGCCAGAGTATCGATGCGGCAGGCCCAGAGCCAGCAACGTTGCCAACATCTCGCTTGTCTCGCAGTCGGGAGCATTTGCTGCTGCAATATCGGACTGGACTGCACAGCTCGGACTTGGCATAAGCAAAATCGTGAGCTTGGGAAACAAGTGCGACGTGAGTGACGATGATCTTCTTCGCTATCTTGCTCAAGACAGTACAACGCAGGTCATCTGCTACTACACAGAGGGGTACGACGCCGACAAGGGTCGGTCTTTCTTCGAAACTGCAAGTGGTGTCACTGGAACCAAACCAGTCCTAGTGGTAAAGTCCGGAAAGGGCGATCGTGCACGTGCTGCCGCGAGCTCCCACACAGGATCGCTTGCGGGATCAGATAGCATAGCTGACTCCGCCTATAGGCAGGCGGGCATAATCAGAGCCGGGAATTTCGAGCAGATGTTTGACATGGCCAAGGCTCTAGCAATGCAGCCACCGGCAATGGGCAACAGGGTGCTCATGGTGACAAATGGCGGTGGACTTGGCGTAATGACGACAGACGCCCTCGAAGCACTCAATCTATCAGTTCCGACTCCGTCAAGTGAGCTGGAGCAGAAGTTGAGAGAGCGGCTGCCTGCCTACTGTGCGGTTGGGAATCCCGTGGATGTGGTCGGTGACACCGATGCGAGTAGGTATGATGCCGTGTTTGAGGAAGCCATTCGGAGTGGGGAGTATGACATGTTCGTGGTGGGAATGCTCCTTCAGACGCCCAGCCTTGGAATGGACATCACAAATGTGATAGCCAACTACCAGCGCCAGTCAGGCCTTCCATTTGTTGTCGTTTCAATGGGGGGAGCATTTACAACCAAGGCGGGAGAGATAATGGAACTCATGGGAGTGCCCACCTATGCAACAGGGGAGAAGGCGGCCCTTGCAGCCAGTGCATTGGCGAGATATGGAGAGATAAGGCGTAGGAAGCAGTCTCAAGGTATGATTTCTGGTAAGCCATAA
- a CDS encoding acetate--CoA ligase family protein — protein sequence MKLAKKVFETALGEGRTFVLEHEAKDILKSYGIPTPPYATATSADEAVKKSREIGFPVVLKILSKDIMHKSDAGGVKVNLKDEASVRSAYDEIMANARKYGESKGVTVDLSRGVLVSSFADAGTEVIVGVTTDPQFGHAIMFGLGGIFVEVLKDVTFRLIPLSENDAREMIREIKAAKILDGVRGQPPRDVDALVKTIMGVSKMVQENPEIRELDCNPLFLYERGKGAVVVDARIIIQGPKPDTASSH from the coding sequence ATGAAACTGGCAAAGAAGGTCTTTGAAACGGCACTCGGCGAGGGTAGGACCTTCGTGTTGGAACACGAGGCAAAAGACATACTGAAGTCCTACGGAATACCCACACCACCATATGCCACGGCCACTAGTGCAGACGAGGCGGTCAAGAAGTCAAGAGAGATAGGCTTCCCGGTGGTATTGAAGATTCTCTCTAAAGACATCATGCACAAGTCAGATGCAGGGGGCGTGAAAGTAAACCTCAAGGACGAAGCCTCTGTCAGGAGTGCCTACGATGAGATTATGGCAAACGCTCGCAAGTACGGAGAGAGCAAGGGTGTCACAGTGGACCTGAGCCGAGGTGTATTGGTCTCGAGCTTTGCGGATGCGGGCACCGAGGTGATTGTGGGTGTGACTACAGACCCCCAGTTTGGTCACGCCATAATGTTCGGGCTGGGAGGAATATTCGTTGAAGTGCTCAAGGATGTCACGTTCAGATTGATTCCATTGAGTGAAAACGATGCTAGGGAAATGATTCGTGAGATAAAGGCAGCGAAGATACTAGATGGGGTGAGAGGCCAGCCACCAAGGGACGTCGATGCTCTGGTAAAGACAATCATGGGAGTTTCGAAGATGGTACAGGAGAACCCTGAGATACGAGAGCTCGACTGCAACCCGTTATTCCTGTACGAACGTGGAAAGGGAGCTGTTGTCGTTGATGCCAGGATAATCATCCAGGGACCGAAACCAGACACAGCATCTAGCCACTGA
- a CDS encoding gliding-motility protein MglA gives MRKDSQGRVHLKLVFYGPSLGGKTTALRWLYGKVEGLQKGEFTAIEDETNRTLFFDYVPMSAGGRVLFDVFTVAGQKRHRHQRKVVLQGTDGIVFVADSSPDQRDENVESFEELKLFLGDVLGREIPIVVMLNKRDLPNRMSRDEMLDLLGLGGNVPIYETIAVQGVGVKRAFQAIAREVILKRMYK, from the coding sequence ATGAGAAAAGACTCACAAGGCAGAGTGCACTTGAAGCTGGTGTTCTACGGACCCAGTCTAGGAGGCAAGACCACTGCACTGAGGTGGCTCTATGGAAAGGTCGAGGGTCTGCAGAAGGGTGAGTTCACCGCAATCGAAGACGAGACAAATCGGACCCTGTTCTTTGACTACGTTCCCATGTCTGCGGGTGGCCGAGTGCTCTTCGATGTGTTCACTGTTGCCGGTCAGAAGCGCCACCGCCATCAGCGGAAGGTTGTGTTGCAGGGTACAGATGGCATAGTGTTTGTTGCAGACTCCTCTCCTGACCAGAGAGATGAGAATGTTGAGAGCTTCGAGGAGCTGAAGCTGTTTCTTGGCGATGTGTTGGGACGAGAGATTCCCATTGTCGTAATGCTTAACAAACGTGACCTGCCGAACAGGATGTCGCGTGACGAGATGCTGGATCTGCTTGGTCTTGGAGGCAATGTTCCAATCTACGAGACTATTGCGGTTCAGGGCGTAGGAGTTAAGAGAGCGTTTCAAGCCATAGCAAGAGAGGTAATCCTCAAAAGGATGTACAAGTAG
- a CDS encoding 50S ribosomal protein L35ae yields the protein MSATEVLKGRRGVVTSYRRGKHLQHPNQVLIQFDGIETKEAAARLLGRGVKWVSETGREFLGRVLGPHGNSGVVRAKFRTNLPGQAIGTQVYLM from the coding sequence ATGTCAGCCACTGAAGTTCTGAAGGGCCGGAGAGGCGTCGTCACAAGCTATCGGAGAGGCAAACACCTTCAGCATCCCAACCAGGTACTGATTCAGTTCGACGGAATAGAGACCAAAGAGGCTGCAGCCCGACTACTTGGCAGAGGTGTGAAGTGGGTTTCAGAGACTGGTCGGGAGTTTCTTGGCAGGGTTCTGGGACCGCATGGCAACAGCGGTGTTGTCCGTGCGAAGTTCAGGACAAACCTGCCGGGACAGGCAATAGGAACGCAAGTCTATCTGATGTAG
- the uppS gene encoding di-trans,poly-cis-decaprenylcistransferase, producing the protein MNLSGPVYRLYEYFLFRQLSKDKAPRHVGIILDGNRRYAREHGLKVPWFGHHKGAKKVMDVLKILWEAGVKVCTLYAFSIENFQRQPDEVREIMALAKEKFSEVVGNPDVHRHKVRIHAIGRVDLLPEEVQAAIAAAEEETAKYSDHILNVAIGYSGRAELVDAVKAIASKISSGTLSPSDIDERLIEKHLYTNGVPDPDLIIRTSGEERLSGFLLWQSAYSELYFAQVYWPAVRRIDIWRAIRSYEQRSRRYGK; encoded by the coding sequence TTGAACCTTAGCGGCCCGGTCTATCGGCTCTACGAGTACTTTCTGTTCAGACAGCTCTCAAAAGACAAGGCTCCTCGCCATGTGGGCATAATACTAGATGGTAACCGTCGTTATGCGAGAGAGCACGGACTGAAGGTCCCTTGGTTTGGTCACCACAAGGGTGCAAAGAAGGTCATGGATGTCCTCAAGATACTCTGGGAGGCTGGTGTGAAAGTCTGCACACTATACGCCTTCTCCATCGAGAACTTTCAGCGCCAACCCGATGAAGTCAGGGAGATAATGGCCTTGGCCAAAGAGAAGTTCAGTGAAGTGGTTGGTAACCCAGATGTGCATCGGCACAAAGTGCGAATCCATGCGATAGGTCGGGTGGACCTGCTTCCCGAAGAGGTACAAGCGGCCATCGCAGCCGCAGAGGAGGAGACCGCCAAGTACTCGGACCATATTCTCAATGTGGCCATTGGTTACTCGGGACGTGCTGAGCTTGTGGATGCTGTGAAGGCTATTGCATCGAAGATATCCTCGGGAACACTTTCTCCTTCAGACATTGATGAGAGGTTGATAGAGAAGCATCTCTACACTAACGGTGTCCCTGACCCCGACTTGATCATACGCACCTCTGGGGAAGAGCGACTATCCGGATTCCTACTGTGGCAGTCTGCCTACTCGGAGCTCTACTTCGCTCAGGTCTACTGGCCTGCTGTACGTAGAATTGACATCTGGCGGGCAATACGATCATATGAACAGCGTTCGCGTCGTTACGGTAAATGA
- a CDS encoding deoxyhypusine synthase family protein produces MQRVKHIKCADSATIPELVSAMREVGVLGAGRLGRAAAIVHEMFSDPDCFTYLSLSGPMIPGGLRYIVSRLIADGFVDALVTSGANIVHDLIEAYGGGHYRVPTRKTESELREAGMGRIGDIIVKEGDFETFEKRVYAFLDGLTERQRTGLAPSEFIAALGASIEDSESVVRQAYLKNVPVFSPGLMDSMLGFHMYTYSTMKPLSLDFVKDLRILGEIITSVKKTGAIMLGGGLTKHFTMGSTILKGGLDLAVQITMDRPEAGSLSGAPLAEGVSWQKIQCEARYETVIGDATVLFPLLILGCLKTPLGPDTQKHSDDC; encoded by the coding sequence GTGCAGCGGGTCAAACACATAAAGTGTGCTGACAGTGCCACAATACCGGAACTGGTCAGTGCGATGAGAGAAGTAGGCGTGCTCGGCGCAGGTCGGCTGGGGCGCGCTGCAGCAATAGTCCATGAGATGTTCAGTGACCCGGACTGCTTCACTTACCTCTCCTTGTCTGGGCCTATGATTCCCGGGGGGCTCCGTTACATCGTCAGCAGGTTGATTGCGGACGGGTTTGTCGACGCGCTGGTCACAAGTGGTGCCAACATTGTTCACGATTTAATCGAGGCCTACGGGGGCGGTCACTACAGGGTTCCAACTCGCAAGACAGAATCGGAACTGCGGGAGGCCGGTATGGGCAGAATTGGTGACATCATTGTCAAAGAGGGCGACTTCGAGACATTCGAGAAGAGAGTCTACGCGTTTCTTGATGGGCTCACCGAGCGACAGCGAACAGGGCTTGCCCCGAGCGAGTTCATTGCCGCTCTGGGTGCCTCGATTGAGGACAGCGAATCTGTGGTCAGGCAGGCCTATCTCAAGAATGTCCCCGTCTTCTCGCCGGGACTAATGGACTCGATGCTCGGCTTCCACATGTACACATATAGCACGATGAAGCCTCTATCACTTGACTTCGTGAAGGATCTACGAATACTTGGAGAGATTATTACCAGTGTCAAGAAGACCGGTGCCATAATGCTCGGTGGAGGTCTCACGAAGCACTTCACTATGGGGAGTACCATCCTGAAGGGCGGCCTCGACCTTGCTGTGCAGATAACCATGGACCGCCCCGAGGCTGGTAGCCTGAGCGGGGCGCCTCTTGCCGAAGGGGTGTCTTGGCAGAAGATACAGTGCGAAGCGAGATATGAGACTGTCATAGGTGATGCGACGGTCCTCTTTCCTCTGCTGATTCTAGGTTGCCTGAAGACGCCATTAGGGCCAGACACACAGAAGCACAGCGACGACTGCTGA
- a CDS encoding roadblock/LC7 domain-containing protein — MSESREETLEGVLNELQGSIPEIEACAIVSVEGLPIVSALPADVDEAKLAAITAAMLTLGEKAAVELGKGNLEQVNVKGQDGWVLVVQAGMNACLTVSTSSNAKLGLVFLDMKRAADKVAKMI, encoded by the coding sequence ATGAGCGAGTCCCGTGAAGAAACCCTTGAAGGAGTCCTGAATGAGCTGCAGGGCAGCATTCCGGAGATTGAGGCTTGTGCCATAGTGAGTGTCGAAGGTCTCCCGATTGTTTCAGCTCTGCCAGCGGATGTTGACGAGGCGAAGCTGGCCGCAATCACTGCGGCGATGCTTACGCTTGGAGAGAAGGCTGCGGTAGAGCTGGGAAAGGGCAATCTGGAGCAGGTCAATGTCAAGGGTCAAGATGGTTGGGTGCTGGTTGTCCAAGCTGGGATGAATGCCTGCCTCACTGTTTCCACTTCGAGCAACGCGAAACTGGGACTTGTCTTCCTTGACATGAAACGTGCGGCTGACAAGGTCGCCAAGATGATCTAG